The following proteins are co-located in the Pseudomonas sp. ATCC 13867 genome:
- the hpaI gene encoding 4-hydroxy-2-oxoheptanedioate aldolase encodes MHVPINDFKARLKSGEAQIGLWLGLADPYCAELAANAGFDWLLIDGEHAPNDLRSLLGQLQAVAPYPSHPIIRPVLGDTALIKQLLDIGAQTLLVPMVESAEQAAELVRAMRYPPSGIRGVGSALARASRWNSIPGYLDKADEQMCLLVQIENLEGLANLDAIVAVEGVDGVFIGPADLSAAMGHRGNPGHPEVQAVIDDAIVRIQRAGRAAGILSADERLARHYLELGARFVAVGVDTNLLMRALRDLAERFKGSAVTFAPTVPAVY; translated from the coding sequence ATGCACGTCCCAATCAACGACTTCAAGGCTCGCCTGAAGTCCGGCGAAGCGCAGATCGGCCTCTGGCTCGGTCTGGCCGATCCGTACTGCGCCGAGCTGGCTGCCAATGCCGGCTTCGACTGGCTGCTGATCGACGGCGAACACGCACCCAATGACCTGCGCAGCCTGCTCGGCCAACTGCAGGCGGTAGCGCCCTACCCCAGCCACCCGATCATCCGTCCGGTACTCGGCGATACCGCGCTGATCAAGCAACTGCTCGACATCGGCGCCCAGACCCTGCTGGTGCCGATGGTGGAGAGCGCCGAACAGGCTGCCGAGCTGGTCCGTGCCATGCGCTATCCACCCTCCGGCATTCGTGGCGTCGGCAGCGCCCTTGCCCGCGCCTCGCGCTGGAACAGCATTCCCGGCTACCTCGACAAGGCCGACGAGCAGATGTGCCTGCTGGTGCAGATCGAGAATCTCGAAGGCCTGGCCAACCTCGATGCCATCGTCGCCGTCGAAGGCGTGGACGGCGTCTTCATCGGCCCCGCCGACCTCAGCGCCGCCATGGGCCACCGCGGTAATCCCGGCCATCCCGAAGTACAGGCCGTGATCGACGACGCCATCGTTCGTATCCAGCGAGCGGGCCGGGCAGCCGGCATCCTCAGCGCCGACGAGAGACTCGCTCGGCACTATCTGGAGCTGGGAGCCCGGTTCGTCGCAGTAGGTGTCGACACCAACCTGCTAATGCGCGCGCTTCGTGATCTGGCAGAGCGTTTCAAAGGCTCCGCCGTCACCTTTGCGCCGACGGTACCGGCTGTGTACTGA